The DNA sequence GAGACAGTGAAAAATACGGCAGTATTTCGGTACGGCTGCAGAGATTTCACGGCAGGAGGAGTAAAATGATGGAACTGCAGGAAGCGAAAAAAGAATTTATGCTGGGCGGACTGCATGAGAAAATCAAGCAGGTATATGGCTGCGGCGATGAGGACTGTGAGACCATTGCACAGCGGTACGCAGACGCAATGGATTGTTTTGCGTCGTTGTACGGTACGGACCGGGATATTTCCATTTTCAGTGCGCCGGGCCGTACAGAAATCGGCGGCAACCACACGGACCACCAGCACGGCCATGTGCTGGCAGCCGCGGTCAATTTAGACACGATTGCTGTAGCGGCCCGCAGCAGCAGCAGCCTTATCCGTGTAAAGTCGCAGGGATATCCGGAAGATGTCATCGATTTAACAGACCTTGCGGTAAGGGAAGAGGAAAAGGACACCAGCCGTGCACTGATTCGCGGTGTGGCGGCACGCTTTGTGCGGATGGGCTATCCCATCAACGGATTCGACGCTTATACAACTTCACAGGTCAAAAGCGGCAGCGGCCTTTCCAGCAGTGCCGCTTTTGAGGTCCTGATTGGCACGATCCTCAATGCCCTGTTCTGTGACGGCAAAGAGAGCATGATGCAGATTGCGCAGGCAGGACAGTACGCGGAGAATGTTTATTTTGGAAAGCCGAGCGGCTTGATGGACCAGGCAGCCAGCAGTATCGGCGGCTTTGTCAGCATGGACTTCGGCGACATCAAAAAGCCAAAGGCCAAACAGGTTGTCTTCGACCTCAATTCCTATGGCTATGTGCTGTGCATTATTGACACACACGCAAGCCACGCGGACTTGACACCGGACTATGCCGCTATTCCTGCGGAAATGCATCAGGTGGCCGCTTATTTTGACAAGGACGTTTTGCGCGAAGTACCGGAACCGCTGTTTTACCAAAATATCCCGCAGGTGCGGGAAGCAGTGGGGGACCGACCGGTACTGCGTGCTATGCATTTTTACGCGGACGACCGTCGCGCGCAAGCGGAAGCGTCGGCTCTGCGGCGCGGCTATTTTGAGAAGTTTAAGCGCCTGATTCGGGAATCCGGTAATTCCTCTTTCATGTACCTGCAAAACATCTACAGCGCTTCCAGCTGGGACAAGCAGGCAGTGTCCGTCACACTGGGGCTGATTGACCACTTTGCTTCGCACCTTCCGGAAAAGGACGCCCTTGCTTGGCGGGTGCACGGCGGCGGCTTTGCCGGCACAGTACAGGCATTTGTGCCGCAGAAGTATATTGAAAGTTTTGTGACAGCGATGGATGCATGGCTGGGAGAAGGCTCCTGCCGTGTGCTGCGTGTGAGGCCGGCAGGCGGAACACAAATGCTGTAAACAGGTACAGTAATAAGATAAAGCGGGCAACCGGCAGAATCGCCCGCAGAGGCCGAAAGATTACTGCCCGGAAAAAACAGTGAAGAGCTGCGTAATGCCTATCGGAAATATCTGACCAATCACCCCCTGGCAGGACCGGTGAATGCTTGACCAGCTGCATTTTGCGGTGTATGATGTACAGAAAAAAGGGCACCCCTTGCGGTGCGGCCGGTTTTTCCGGCAGAAAGGATGGAACCACCATGCAGACAATTTTAGTCACCGGCGGTGCTGGATTCATCGGCAGTCATACTTGTGTAGAGCTGCTGGAAAACGGCTTTTCGATTGTTGTGATGGATAACTTCGCAAATTCCAGCATGGATGCGGTCAAAGCAATCAGTACGATTACCGGGAAGCAGTTTCCGTTTTATCAGTGCGATATGCTGGATAAAGATGCTTTTGAAAAAGTATTTACAGAAAATAAAATTGATGCCGTTATCCATTTCGCCGCTTTAAAGGCAGTGGGGGAGAGCGTGCAGAAGCCGCTGGAGTATTACACCAATAACTTGACAGGCACGCTGAACCTGCTGCAGCTGATGCACAAGTACAGCGTAAAGAAGCTGGTTTTTAGTTCCTCCGCTACTGTGTACGGCAGTAAGAACACGGTACCTTTCAAGGAAGATATGCCGATTGGCGGCACGACCAATCCTTATGGGACCACAAAAGTGATGACCGAGCAGATTTTGCAGGACATCTGTGTGGCAGACAAAGAAATGAAAGTAGCGCTGCTGCGCTATTTTAACCCAATCGGTGCGCATCCCTCCGGTCTGATTGGTGAAAATCCAAACGGAATTCCAAACAATCTGATGCCGTATATCGCACAGGTGGCGGCGGGTGTCCTTCCGTGCCTGTCTGTGTATGGTGACGACTATGACACACCGGATGGGACCGGCGTGCGTGATTATATTCATGTGTGCGATTTGGCCCGCGGCCATATCTGTGCGCTGAAGAAGCTGGACTCTGTTTCTGGCTGTGAAATTTACAATCTTGGCACCGGCCATGGCAGCAGCGTGCTGGAAG is a window from the Caproicibacterium lactatifermentans genome containing:
- a CDS encoding galactokinase; the protein is MMELQEAKKEFMLGGLHEKIKQVYGCGDEDCETIAQRYADAMDCFASLYGTDRDISIFSAPGRTEIGGNHTDHQHGHVLAAAVNLDTIAVAARSSSSLIRVKSQGYPEDVIDLTDLAVREEEKDTSRALIRGVAARFVRMGYPINGFDAYTTSQVKSGSGLSSSAAFEVLIGTILNALFCDGKESMMQIAQAGQYAENVYFGKPSGLMDQAASSIGGFVSMDFGDIKKPKAKQVVFDLNSYGYVLCIIDTHASHADLTPDYAAIPAEMHQVAAYFDKDVLREVPEPLFYQNIPQVREAVGDRPVLRAMHFYADDRRAQAEASALRRGYFEKFKRLIRESGNSSFMYLQNIYSASSWDKQAVSVTLGLIDHFASHLPEKDALAWRVHGGGFAGTVQAFVPQKYIESFVTAMDAWLGEGSCRVLRVRPAGGTQML
- the galE gene encoding UDP-glucose 4-epimerase GalE yields the protein MQTILVTGGAGFIGSHTCVELLENGFSIVVMDNFANSSMDAVKAISTITGKQFPFYQCDMLDKDAFEKVFTENKIDAVIHFAALKAVGESVQKPLEYYTNNLTGTLNLLQLMHKYSVKKLVFSSSATVYGSKNTVPFKEDMPIGGTTNPYGTTKVMTEQILQDICVADKEMKVALLRYFNPIGAHPSGLIGENPNGIPNNLMPYIAQVAAGVLPCLSVYGDDYDTPDGTGVRDYIHVCDLARGHICALKKLDSVSGCEIYNLGTGHGSSVLEVVHAFERASGKKVNYQIAPRRAGDIATCYADASKAKRELDWEAKYTLDDMCRDSWNFIQHVKK